A genomic window from Halogeometricum sp. S3BR5-2 includes:
- a CDS encoding DUF6298 domain-containing protein, protein MTERVRRSSENPWYWLYDDTPTLLLGGTDKDNLFQWTGDRLHDHLDQLVEAGGNFVRNTLSDRKEEDVSPFGRDDGTYDLQKWNDTYWNRLSEFLDTAAKRDIVVKLTLWDQHDFVGDRWDNHAWNPVNNTLPEDALPATGGDHWQDRIAFFRTIEEDNDTVLAHQERFVDEVLSHSLDYENVIYNVTNEGWAGIKWELHWADHVLDRAEERGVSVEIANMNMTPEDSVRKVIDHPETFSYVELSQHNQHFAGASGQDHWDTLQTWRGDVRDAIGPRPFNNVKIYGGFNGGNDAAGDAEQAVQWFWRNVIGGCAACRFHRQVAEGDEGWGIGASERALTHVRSVRMIEETVDLCSLTPRQDLLVDAAANEAYCAAAPGESYIVYFPTGGDVTLRLEDESYRLRYLNAETATWANDEITDTGTEILLDPPEQRNSVAVLTAES, encoded by the coding sequence ATGACTGAGCGGGTCCGTCGGAGTTCTGAGAATCCGTGGTACTGGTTGTACGATGATACACCGACTCTTCTCCTGGGAGGAACGGACAAAGACAACCTCTTTCAGTGGACCGGCGACCGACTACACGACCATCTCGACCAGCTCGTGGAAGCGGGTGGGAACTTCGTTCGTAACACTCTCTCCGACCGGAAGGAGGAGGACGTTTCGCCGTTCGGACGGGACGACGGGACGTACGACCTCCAGAAGTGGAACGATACGTACTGGAACCGACTCTCCGAGTTTCTCGACACGGCAGCCAAGCGTGACATCGTCGTCAAGTTGACGCTCTGGGACCAGCACGACTTCGTCGGCGACAGGTGGGACAACCACGCTTGGAACCCGGTCAACAACACGCTTCCCGAAGACGCGCTTCCCGCGACCGGCGGTGACCACTGGCAGGACCGGATCGCCTTCTTCCGCACGATCGAGGAGGACAACGACACCGTTCTCGCCCACCAAGAGCGATTCGTCGACGAGGTTCTCAGTCACTCGCTCGACTACGAGAATGTCATCTACAACGTCACCAACGAGGGGTGGGCCGGGATCAAGTGGGAGCTGCACTGGGCTGACCATGTGCTCGACCGGGCCGAGGAGCGCGGTGTGAGCGTCGAGATCGCCAACATGAATATGACGCCGGAGGACTCAGTCAGGAAAGTAATCGACCATCCCGAGACGTTCTCGTACGTCGAACTCTCCCAACACAACCAGCACTTCGCGGGGGCGAGCGGCCAGGATCACTGGGATACCCTCCAGACCTGGCGTGGGGACGTGCGGGACGCTATCGGTCCCCGTCCGTTCAACAACGTGAAGATCTACGGCGGCTTCAACGGCGGAAACGACGCCGCCGGCGACGCCGAGCAGGCGGTCCAGTGGTTCTGGCGGAACGTTATCGGCGGCTGCGCTGCCTGCCGATTCCACAGACAGGTCGCCGAGGGCGACGAAGGGTGGGGAATCGGCGCGAGCGAGCGAGCGCTCACACACGTCCGATCGGTTCGGATGATCGAGGAGACGGTCGACCTGTGCAGTCTGACACCGCGACAGGACCTGTTAGTCGACGCTGCCGCCAACGAAGCATACTGCGCCGCTGCGCCGGGTGAGTCGTACATCGTGTACTTCCCGACGGGGGGCGATGTCACGCTCCGTCTCGAAGACGAGTCGTACCGACTTCGATATCTCAACGCCGAAACGGCAACGTGGGCGAACGACGAGATTACCGATACCGGGACAGAGATACTGTTGGACCCTCCGGAACAGCGAAATTCGGTTGCCGTCCTCACTGCGGAATCGTAA
- a CDS encoding DUF7526 family protein codes for MHVVPPSELGEHDLTPRLQQLAESRYAVVLRKVGLLSQLLWAFIRRQLLER; via the coding sequence CTGCACGTCGTTCCGCCATCCGAACTGGGCGAGCATGATCTGACGCCCCGTCTGCAGCAGTTGGCCGAGTCGCGGTACGCCGTCGTGCTCCGGAAAGTCGGTCTCCTCTCGCAGCTTCTCTGGGCGTTCATCCGTCGTCAGCTCCTTGAGCGGTGA
- a CDS encoding type II toxin-antitoxin system death-on-curing family toxin, whose product MTDDVAYPSVELILDLHEQIVDEGDATEPGVRSEDAIESAVQYISEGYFGEVPQTLHEKAVHLMRLLVADHPFVDGNKRTALRTVVVFYMLNGHTFDYGDEIRALLHRFATNEAAVDIDTAVIYFRACARRN is encoded by the coding sequence GTGACAGACGACGTCGCCTATCCTTCGGTCGAGCTCATTCTCGATCTCCACGAGCAGATCGTTGACGAGGGTGACGCCACAGAACCCGGAGTTCGATCGGAGGACGCAATCGAATCTGCAGTGCAGTACATCTCTGAAGGATACTTTGGGGAGGTGCCACAGACGCTGCACGAAAAAGCGGTCCATCTGATGCGGCTGCTTGTTGCAGACCATCCGTTCGTCGACGGGAACAAGCGAACGGCGCTCCGAACGGTGGTTGTCTTTTATATGCTAAATGGACACACGTTCGACTACGGCGACGAAATTCGCGCCTTACTGCACCGCTTTGCGACCAACGAAGCTGCCGTCGACATCGACACAGCAGTCATCTACTTCCGAGCGTGCGCTCGTCGCAACTGA
- a CDS encoding helix-turn-helix domain-containing protein encodes MPDAVQKQLRTGRECEGLLECMFGLNEIDRAVFRLLAESSEPLTVDHVAKFIGKERTTAYRSVKRLEEAGVAVQGQESCPKGGYHHVYTVSDPDEIANELQRMLNQWYAETGQLIQEFRDTYVGDCSFE; translated from the coding sequence ATGCCAGACGCCGTACAAAAGCAACTCCGGACTGGGCGGGAGTGCGAGGGTCTTCTCGAGTGTATGTTCGGACTGAACGAGATCGACAGAGCCGTCTTTCGACTGTTAGCGGAATCGTCTGAACCGCTTACCGTGGATCACGTTGCGAAATTCATCGGCAAAGAGCGGACGACTGCGTACCGCTCAGTCAAACGACTCGAAGAGGCAGGCGTCGCTGTGCAAGGACAAGAAAGCTGTCCGAAGGGCGGCTACCATCACGTGTATACTGTTTCCGATCCTGATGAAATCGCGAACGAACTTCAACGCATGCTCAACCAGTGGTACGCCGAGACCGGCCAACTCATTCAGGAGTTCCGGGATACGTATGTCGGGGATTGTTCTTTCGAGTAG
- a CDS encoding NAD(P)/FAD-dependent oxidoreductase, producing the protein MQTANGDSEYDVLIVGGGPAGLSAALQLGRSLRSVLVCDNDEPRNGPAAESHGYLTRDGISPTELRRLGREDVLTYGGEFRDEKVTDVRKDDDGFTSTLESGETVTSRKVVLATGIRDTLPDTDGFEEFWGSGVHHCPYCHGYEVRDEPLGVVVTNEHMLDYATLIYNLSDDLVAFTDGQDVFDDESRSLFVERGVDIEAEPITALNGSDGDLESISLADGREVVCHALFYPPPMEQHSDLPERLGLDVSDVGLVETTRSQHGMGFTSVEGLFVAGDASSGGPPSIPSAVADGHAIGATVNMELSKEDFEGEQ; encoded by the coding sequence ATGCAAACAGCGAATGGTGATTCGGAGTACGACGTTCTCATCGTCGGCGGCGGGCCTGCGGGGTTGAGTGCAGCCCTCCAGTTAGGGCGCTCGCTCCGCAGTGTCTTGGTCTGTGACAACGACGAACCGCGTAACGGGCCAGCAGCAGAATCACACGGATACCTAACGAGAGACGGTATCTCACCGACGGAGCTCCGTCGACTCGGGCGTGAGGACGTCCTCACGTACGGCGGTGAGTTCCGAGATGAGAAAGTGACGGACGTCAGGAAAGACGACGACGGATTCACCAGTACGCTGGAGTCCGGCGAGACCGTCACGAGCCGGAAGGTCGTCCTCGCGACTGGCATCAGGGACACTCTTCCAGATACCGACGGCTTCGAGGAGTTCTGGGGGAGCGGTGTGCATCACTGCCCCTACTGTCACGGCTACGAAGTTCGTGATGAACCCCTCGGTGTCGTGGTCACGAACGAGCACATGCTCGACTACGCGACGCTCATCTACAACCTGAGCGACGACCTCGTCGCATTCACCGATGGGCAGGACGTCTTCGATGACGAATCGCGGTCGCTGTTTGTCGAGCGAGGCGTCGACATCGAAGCCGAACCGATTACTGCACTCAATGGCTCCGATGGCGACCTCGAGAGCATCTCCCTCGCGGACGGTCGCGAGGTCGTCTGCCACGCACTGTTTTACCCGCCGCCGATGGAGCAACACAGCGACCTCCCGGAGCGACTCGGTCTCGACGTGAGCGACGTCGGACTCGTCGAGACGACACGGTCCCAGCATGGGATGGGGTTCACGTCGGTCGAGGGACTGTTCGTCGCTGGTGACGCCTCGAGCGGGGGTCCGCCGTCCATCCCATCCGCCGTCGCCGATGGCCACGCGATCGGTGCGACCGTCAACATGGAACTCTCCAAGGAAGACTTCGAAGGAGAGCAGTAA
- a CDS encoding class I SAM-dependent methyltransferase → MDESLGELADRFSQIADRYNEKHGSGENPIYNAYASLVVEHADPRPDDVVLDLGTGTGLIALALAEDAGRVVGRDISDGMIEQARSKAAEAGIENVEFGYGEFRDPRYDGDVDTGSSETPRTDTRDARVDIVVSNFALHHLPDEEKREAIEAIADLNPKRFVLGDAMFFGSSEPDEPLFGHGVDGATVGMLVDVLTDVGFAVTAVERVHDQVGVLVAERRDAERAYDSPEDRQHR, encoded by the coding sequence ATGGACGAATCGCTCGGGGAGCTCGCCGATCGCTTCTCGCAGATCGCCGATCGGTACAATGAGAAACACGGCAGCGGCGAGAACCCGATTTACAATGCGTACGCTTCACTCGTCGTCGAACACGCCGACCCGCGCCCCGACGACGTCGTCCTCGACCTCGGGACGGGGACGGGCCTAATTGCGCTCGCGTTAGCCGAGGACGCCGGCCGCGTCGTCGGTCGCGATATCAGCGACGGGATGATCGAGCAGGCGCGGTCGAAAGCCGCCGAGGCGGGAATCGAGAACGTGGAGTTCGGCTACGGCGAGTTTCGCGACCCACGCTACGACGGGGACGTCGACACCGGGTCCTCGGAGACGCCCCGAACCGACACTCGTGATGCTCGCGTCGACATCGTCGTCTCGAACTTCGCGCTGCACCACCTCCCCGACGAGGAGAAACGCGAGGCTATCGAGGCCATCGCCGATTTGAACCCAAAGCGATTCGTCCTCGGTGACGCGATGTTCTTCGGGTCGTCCGAGCCTGACGAACCGCTCTTCGGTCACGGGGTCGACGGAGCAACCGTGGGGATGCTCGTGGACGTACTGACTGATGTCGGGTTCGCGGTCACGGCGGTCGAGCGCGTGCACGACCAAGTGGGCGTCTTGGTCGCCGAACGAAGGGACGCAGAGCGGGCTTACGATTCACCAGAGGATCGACAACACCGCTGA
- a CDS encoding FaeA/PapI family transcriptional regulator encodes MERERDKHGRYSSQITLEDVLDVLSSADTPVLTAKQVADALDCSSESARQKLHQLHDEGKVGKMDVGARAVVWWVEE; translated from the coding sequence ATGGAACGTGAACGAGACAAACACGGACGCTATTCTTCACAAATCACGCTCGAAGACGTACTTGACGTGCTCTCAAGTGCAGACACTCCCGTGCTGACTGCTAAGCAAGTCGCGGACGCGCTCGATTGCTCGAGTGAGTCTGCTCGACAGAAACTACATCAACTACACGATGAAGGAAAGGTGGGAAAGATGGATGTCGGTGCTCGTGCAGTCGTGTGGTGGGTTGAAGAGTAG
- a CDS encoding winged-helix domain-containing protein produces MSLKDGLILEFLAEHDLELPPKPLYRNLNRHGHQIGYSTVRLRLAELETHGLVEEVGDGGYYELSELGHDYLEGKVEPEQLETQE; encoded by the coding sequence ATGTCGCTGAAAGATGGGCTCATCCTGGAGTTTCTCGCAGAGCACGATTTGGAGCTCCCTCCGAAACCTCTCTACAGAAACCTCAACCGTCATGGACACCAGATCGGCTACTCTACGGTACGCCTCCGCTTAGCTGAGCTAGAGACACATGGATTGGTCGAGGAAGTTGGCGATGGTGGATACTACGAACTGAGTGAGTTGGGACACGACTATCTGGAGGGAAAGGTCGAACCCGAGCAGCTCGAGACACAAGAGTAG